Proteins encoded by one window of Scatophagus argus isolate fScaArg1 chromosome 4, fScaArg1.pri, whole genome shotgun sequence:
- the rchy1 gene encoding RING finger and CHY zinc finger domain-containing protein 1, which yields MASPAGCKHYVRSCLLKAPCCGKLYVCRLCHDAEEGHQMDRFKVREVQCSECQTVQQAQQTCQQCHVQFGEYYCDICHLFDKDKKQYHCQPCGICRIGPREKYFHCEKCNLCLGQDLRGNHKCVENVSRQNCPVCMEDIHTSRIGAHVLPCGHLLHRTCFDDMVRTGAYRCPLCMHSVWNMEDHWDQIDKEIALSPMPTEYQGATVKIICNDCQAHCTVPFHVLGMKCSSCGSYNTAQDGGLIQQPLQQPEQDIENETETDTEPEQQDQPQSPTPL from the exons ATGGCTTCCCCTGCTGGCTGTAAGCACTATGTGCGCAGTTGCTTGTTGAAA GCACCTTGCTGTGgtaaactgtatgtgtgtcGACTGTGCCATGATGCAGAGGAGGGCCACCAGATGGACCGATTCAAAGTCAGAGAGGTGCAGTGCTCTGAGTGTCAGACAGTGCAGCAG GCACAACAGACTTGCCAGCAGTGTCATGTTCAGTTTGGGGAGTATTACTGTGACATCTGCCACTTGTTTGACAAAGATAAGAAGCAGTACCACTGTCAGCCGTGTGGAATCTGCAG GATTGGGCCCAGGGAGAAGTATTTCCACTGTGAGAAGTGCAATCTGTGTTTAGGCCAGGATCTGCGAGGAAACCACAAG tgcGTTGAAAATGTTTCGAGGCAGAACTGCCCAGTGTGTATGGAg GATATTCACACATCCAGAATTGGAGCTCACGTTCTTCCGTGTGGCCATCTTTTACACAG GACCTGCTTTGATGACATGGTCAGAACTGG AGCGTATCGCTGTCCTCTGTGTATGCACTCTGTCTGGAACATGGAGGACCACTGGGATCAAATAGACAAGGAGATTGCCCTGTCACCAATGCCTACAGAATACCAGGGAGCTACCGTCAAA ATTATATGTAACGACTGCCAAGCCCACTGCACGGTGCCTTTTCACGTGTTGGGCATGaagtgcagcagctgtggcTCCTACAACACTGCACAGGATGGAGGACTCATCCAGCAGCCTCTGCAGCAGCCAGAGCAGGACATTGAGAATGAGACCgaaacagacacagagccaGAGCAGCAAGATCAACCTCAGTCACCCACA
- the LOC124057752 gene encoding nucleolysin TIA-1-like isoform X3, whose amino-acid sequence MEDEQPRTLYVGNLSRDVTEPLILQVFTQIGPCKSCKMIVDTAGNDPYCFVEFYDHRHAAASLAAMNGRKIMGKEVKVNWATTPTSQKKDTSNHFHVFVGDLSPEITTEDVKAAFGPFGRISDARVVKDMATGKSRGYGFVSFFNKWDAENAIQQMGGQWLGGRQIRTNWATRKPPAPKTTYEIGNSKHLCFDEVVNQSSPSNCTVYCGGVSTGLTEQLMRQTFSPFGQIMEIRVFPDKGYSFVRFNSHESAAHAIVSVNGTSIEGHIVKCYWGKETPDMMNPMQQMPMPQQNKVSFPAAQPYGQWGQWYGNGPQISQYVPNGWQVPTYGVYSQAWNQQGFNHLPASAGWTGMSTISNGGVMEPTQGLNGSMLANQPGMGATGYPTH is encoded by the exons ATGGAGGACGAGCAACCCAGAACCTT GTATGTGGGGAATCTCTCCAGGGATGTCACCGAGCCCCTCATTCTGCAGGTCTTCACACAGATAGGACCCTGCAAGAGCTGTAAAATGATAGTTGAT ACAGCTGGAAATGATCCGTACTGCTTTGTGGAGTTCTATGACCACAGGCATGCTGCTGCCTCATTGGCAGCAATGAATGGAAGGAAAATAATGGGTAAG GAGGTCAAAGTCAACTGGGCGACGACGCCAACGAGCCAGAAAAAAGATACAAGTA ATCATTTTCATGTCTTCGTTGGAGACCTCAGCCCAGAAATAACTACAGAAGATGTCAAAGCTGCCTTCGGTCCATTTGGTAGGATATC AGACGCTCGTGTTGTCAAAGATATGGCTACAGGGAAATCTAGAGGTTATGGCTTTGTGTCTTTCTTCAACAAATGG GATGCAGAGAACGCCATTCAGCAGATGGGTGGTCAGTGGTTAGGAGGCAGACAGATTCGAACTAACTGGGCTACGAGAAAGCCCCCTGCCCCAAAGACCACCTATGAGA TAGGTAACTCAAAGCATCTGTGCTTTGATGAGGTAGTTAATCAGTCCAGTCCCAGTAACTGCACTGTGTATTGTGGAGGAGTCAGCACAGGATTGACAG aaCAACTGATGAGACAGACCTTCTCCCCCTTTGGACAAATCATGGAAATCAGAGTTTTCCCAGACAAAGGCTATTCATTTGTGAG GTTTAACTCCCATGAGTCAGCAGCCCATGCCATTGTGTCAGTGAATGGCACCTCAATAGAGGGCCACATAGTGAAATGCTACTGGGGTAAAGAGACCCCGGACATGATGAACCCGATGCAGCAGATGCCTATGCCTCAG CAGAACAAGGTGAGCTTCCCTGCAGCCCAGCCCTATGGCCAGTGGGGCCAGTGGTACGGCAATGGGCCCCAGATCAGCCAGTACGTCCCAAATGGGTGGCAGGTTCCCACCTACGGTGTCTACAGTCAGGCTTGGAACCAGCAGGGCTTCAA TCACTTACCGGCCAGTGCTGGGTGGACTGGCATGAGCACCATCAGTAACGGTGGGGTTATGGAGCCTACACAGGGATTGAATGGGAGTATGCTAGCCAACCAGCCCGGTATGGGAGCCACAGGATACCCCACACACTGA
- the LOC124057752 gene encoding nucleolysin TIA-1-like isoform X2, producing the protein MEDEQPRTLYVGNLSRDVTEPLILQVFTQIGPCKSCKMIVDTAGNDPYCFVEFYDHRHAAASLAAMNGRKIMGKEVKVNWATTPTSQKKDTSNHFHVFVGDLSPEITTEDVKAAFGPFGRISDARVVKDMATGKSRGYGFVSFFNKWDAENAIQQMGGQWLGGRQIRTNWATRKPPAPKTTYESAFPMCNSKHLCFDEVVNQSSPSNCTVYCGGVSTGLTEQLMRQTFSPFGQIMEIRVFPDKGYSFVRFNSHESAAHAIVSVNGTSIEGHIVKCYWGKETPDMMNPMQQMPMPQQNKVSFPAAQPYGQWGQWYGNGPQISQYVPNGWQVPTYGVYSQAWNQQGFNHLPASAGWTGMSTISNGGVMEPTQGLNGSMLANQPGMGATGYPTH; encoded by the exons ATGGAGGACGAGCAACCCAGAACCTT GTATGTGGGGAATCTCTCCAGGGATGTCACCGAGCCCCTCATTCTGCAGGTCTTCACACAGATAGGACCCTGCAAGAGCTGTAAAATGATAGTTGAT ACAGCTGGAAATGATCCGTACTGCTTTGTGGAGTTCTATGACCACAGGCATGCTGCTGCCTCATTGGCAGCAATGAATGGAAGGAAAATAATGGGTAAG GAGGTCAAAGTCAACTGGGCGACGACGCCAACGAGCCAGAAAAAAGATACAAGTA ATCATTTTCATGTCTTCGTTGGAGACCTCAGCCCAGAAATAACTACAGAAGATGTCAAAGCTGCCTTCGGTCCATTTGGTAGGATATC AGACGCTCGTGTTGTCAAAGATATGGCTACAGGGAAATCTAGAGGTTATGGCTTTGTGTCTTTCTTCAACAAATGG GATGCAGAGAACGCCATTCAGCAGATGGGTGGTCAGTGGTTAGGAGGCAGACAGATTCGAACTAACTGGGCTACGAGAAAGCCCCCTGCCCCAAAGACCACCTATGAGAGTGCGTTTccaatgt GTAACTCAAAGCATCTGTGCTTTGATGAGGTAGTTAATCAGTCCAGTCCCAGTAACTGCACTGTGTATTGTGGAGGAGTCAGCACAGGATTGACAG aaCAACTGATGAGACAGACCTTCTCCCCCTTTGGACAAATCATGGAAATCAGAGTTTTCCCAGACAAAGGCTATTCATTTGTGAG GTTTAACTCCCATGAGTCAGCAGCCCATGCCATTGTGTCAGTGAATGGCACCTCAATAGAGGGCCACATAGTGAAATGCTACTGGGGTAAAGAGACCCCGGACATGATGAACCCGATGCAGCAGATGCCTATGCCTCAG CAGAACAAGGTGAGCTTCCCTGCAGCCCAGCCCTATGGCCAGTGGGGCCAGTGGTACGGCAATGGGCCCCAGATCAGCCAGTACGTCCCAAATGGGTGGCAGGTTCCCACCTACGGTGTCTACAGTCAGGCTTGGAACCAGCAGGGCTTCAA TCACTTACCGGCCAGTGCTGGGTGGACTGGCATGAGCACCATCAGTAACGGTGGGGTTATGGAGCCTACACAGGGATTGAATGGGAGTATGCTAGCCAACCAGCCCGGTATGGGAGCCACAGGATACCCCACACACTGA
- the LOC124057752 gene encoding nucleolysin TIA-1-like isoform X1, producing MEDEQPRTLYVGNLSRDVTEPLILQVFTQIGPCKSCKMIVDTAGNDPYCFVEFYDHRHAAASLAAMNGRKIMGKEVKVNWATTPTSQKKDTSNHFHVFVGDLSPEITTEDVKAAFGPFGRISDARVVKDMATGKSRGYGFVSFFNKWDAENAIQQMGGQWLGGRQIRTNWATRKPPAPKTTYESAFPMLGNSKHLCFDEVVNQSSPSNCTVYCGGVSTGLTEQLMRQTFSPFGQIMEIRVFPDKGYSFVRFNSHESAAHAIVSVNGTSIEGHIVKCYWGKETPDMMNPMQQMPMPQQNKVSFPAAQPYGQWGQWYGNGPQISQYVPNGWQVPTYGVYSQAWNQQGFNHLPASAGWTGMSTISNGGVMEPTQGLNGSMLANQPGMGATGYPTH from the exons ATGGAGGACGAGCAACCCAGAACCTT GTATGTGGGGAATCTCTCCAGGGATGTCACCGAGCCCCTCATTCTGCAGGTCTTCACACAGATAGGACCCTGCAAGAGCTGTAAAATGATAGTTGAT ACAGCTGGAAATGATCCGTACTGCTTTGTGGAGTTCTATGACCACAGGCATGCTGCTGCCTCATTGGCAGCAATGAATGGAAGGAAAATAATGGGTAAG GAGGTCAAAGTCAACTGGGCGACGACGCCAACGAGCCAGAAAAAAGATACAAGTA ATCATTTTCATGTCTTCGTTGGAGACCTCAGCCCAGAAATAACTACAGAAGATGTCAAAGCTGCCTTCGGTCCATTTGGTAGGATATC AGACGCTCGTGTTGTCAAAGATATGGCTACAGGGAAATCTAGAGGTTATGGCTTTGTGTCTTTCTTCAACAAATGG GATGCAGAGAACGCCATTCAGCAGATGGGTGGTCAGTGGTTAGGAGGCAGACAGATTCGAACTAACTGGGCTACGAGAAAGCCCCCTGCCCCAAAGACCACCTATGAGAGTGCGTTTccaatgt TAGGTAACTCAAAGCATCTGTGCTTTGATGAGGTAGTTAATCAGTCCAGTCCCAGTAACTGCACTGTGTATTGTGGAGGAGTCAGCACAGGATTGACAG aaCAACTGATGAGACAGACCTTCTCCCCCTTTGGACAAATCATGGAAATCAGAGTTTTCCCAGACAAAGGCTATTCATTTGTGAG GTTTAACTCCCATGAGTCAGCAGCCCATGCCATTGTGTCAGTGAATGGCACCTCAATAGAGGGCCACATAGTGAAATGCTACTGGGGTAAAGAGACCCCGGACATGATGAACCCGATGCAGCAGATGCCTATGCCTCAG CAGAACAAGGTGAGCTTCCCTGCAGCCCAGCCCTATGGCCAGTGGGGCCAGTGGTACGGCAATGGGCCCCAGATCAGCCAGTACGTCCCAAATGGGTGGCAGGTTCCCACCTACGGTGTCTACAGTCAGGCTTGGAACCAGCAGGGCTTCAA TCACTTACCGGCCAGTGCTGGGTGGACTGGCATGAGCACCATCAGTAACGGTGGGGTTATGGAGCCTACACAGGGATTGAATGGGAGTATGCTAGCCAACCAGCCCGGTATGGGAGCCACAGGATACCCCACACACTGA
- the LOC124057752 gene encoding nucleolysin TIA-1-like isoform X4 — translation MEDEQPRTLYVGNLSRDVTEPLILQVFTQIGPCKSCKMIVDTAGNDPYCFVEFYDHRHAAASLAAMNGRKIMGKEVKVNWATTPTSQKKDTSNHFHVFVGDLSPEITTEDVKAAFGPFGRISDARVVKDMATGKSRGYGFVSFFNKWDAENAIQQMGGQWLGGRQIRTNWATRKPPAPKTTYESNSKHLCFDEVVNQSSPSNCTVYCGGVSTGLTEQLMRQTFSPFGQIMEIRVFPDKGYSFVRFNSHESAAHAIVSVNGTSIEGHIVKCYWGKETPDMMNPMQQMPMPQQNKVSFPAAQPYGQWGQWYGNGPQISQYVPNGWQVPTYGVYSQAWNQQGFNHLPASAGWTGMSTISNGGVMEPTQGLNGSMLANQPGMGATGYPTH, via the exons ATGGAGGACGAGCAACCCAGAACCTT GTATGTGGGGAATCTCTCCAGGGATGTCACCGAGCCCCTCATTCTGCAGGTCTTCACACAGATAGGACCCTGCAAGAGCTGTAAAATGATAGTTGAT ACAGCTGGAAATGATCCGTACTGCTTTGTGGAGTTCTATGACCACAGGCATGCTGCTGCCTCATTGGCAGCAATGAATGGAAGGAAAATAATGGGTAAG GAGGTCAAAGTCAACTGGGCGACGACGCCAACGAGCCAGAAAAAAGATACAAGTA ATCATTTTCATGTCTTCGTTGGAGACCTCAGCCCAGAAATAACTACAGAAGATGTCAAAGCTGCCTTCGGTCCATTTGGTAGGATATC AGACGCTCGTGTTGTCAAAGATATGGCTACAGGGAAATCTAGAGGTTATGGCTTTGTGTCTTTCTTCAACAAATGG GATGCAGAGAACGCCATTCAGCAGATGGGTGGTCAGTGGTTAGGAGGCAGACAGATTCGAACTAACTGGGCTACGAGAAAGCCCCCTGCCCCAAAGACCACCTATGAGA GTAACTCAAAGCATCTGTGCTTTGATGAGGTAGTTAATCAGTCCAGTCCCAGTAACTGCACTGTGTATTGTGGAGGAGTCAGCACAGGATTGACAG aaCAACTGATGAGACAGACCTTCTCCCCCTTTGGACAAATCATGGAAATCAGAGTTTTCCCAGACAAAGGCTATTCATTTGTGAG GTTTAACTCCCATGAGTCAGCAGCCCATGCCATTGTGTCAGTGAATGGCACCTCAATAGAGGGCCACATAGTGAAATGCTACTGGGGTAAAGAGACCCCGGACATGATGAACCCGATGCAGCAGATGCCTATGCCTCAG CAGAACAAGGTGAGCTTCCCTGCAGCCCAGCCCTATGGCCAGTGGGGCCAGTGGTACGGCAATGGGCCCCAGATCAGCCAGTACGTCCCAAATGGGTGGCAGGTTCCCACCTACGGTGTCTACAGTCAGGCTTGGAACCAGCAGGGCTTCAA TCACTTACCGGCCAGTGCTGGGTGGACTGGCATGAGCACCATCAGTAACGGTGGGGTTATGGAGCCTACACAGGGATTGAATGGGAGTATGCTAGCCAACCAGCCCGGTATGGGAGCCACAGGATACCCCACACACTGA